One Oryzomonas sagensis genomic region harbors:
- a CDS encoding glycosyltransferase, protein MNGKGDLLYFSNVEWNLFQRPQSLSVEFANRGYRVFYVEPMLSLGNIAHHLLTGKSLRLPEIPHDNVILLRPLLALSTFRFGTTQRLDRILFALWFSNIKRRYAIRNDAIVMLNLPYWWKNIIDRSLFPENSIIYDCIDDTRVHSRNRKMLDRMERSERVLASEADVCFATAGELFKKMKTANPRTYLLPNAVSWEHFLSKSATVPADLAALPRPLVGFVGSLYDHIDFGVFERIAEILKEGTVVLVGFTNREEELGRLLARYKNMYYAGAKSFDEVPAYMKAFDVCLSPFNIDTVGNSVNPLKLYEYSIFGMPIIGARTKEMENYADLVYLYSTPEEIEPALSQALDEHRDDARKRQRIQFAQHNSWQARVDQIEQILGH, encoded by the coding sequence ATGAACGGAAAAGGCGACCTCCTGTATTTCAGCAATGTGGAATGGAACCTGTTCCAAAGGCCCCAGTCGCTTTCGGTGGAATTTGCGAACAGGGGCTATCGGGTATTTTATGTGGAGCCGATGCTGTCGCTCGGGAACATCGCTCACCATCTGCTCACCGGGAAATCGCTGCGGTTGCCGGAAATTCCCCACGACAACGTGATCCTGCTCCGGCCCCTGCTGGCGTTATCCACATTCCGGTTCGGCACGACCCAACGCCTCGACAGGATACTGTTTGCCCTCTGGTTTTCGAATATCAAGAGACGTTACGCCATCCGGAACGATGCCATTGTCATGCTCAATCTTCCCTACTGGTGGAAAAATATTATCGACCGCAGCCTGTTTCCGGAGAACAGCATCATCTATGACTGCATTGATGACACGCGCGTCCATTCCAGAAACAGAAAAATGCTGGATCGCATGGAACGGTCGGAACGTGTCCTGGCGTCCGAGGCGGATGTGTGTTTTGCAACGGCTGGCGAGTTGTTCAAAAAGATGAAAACGGCAAATCCCAGAACATATCTGCTCCCGAATGCAGTGAGCTGGGAACATTTTCTCTCGAAAAGCGCCACTGTCCCGGCCGACCTTGCTGCATTGCCAAGGCCCCTGGTTGGTTTCGTCGGGTCCCTGTATGACCATATCGATTTCGGGGTTTTTGAAAGAATCGCTGAAATTCTCAAAGAAGGGACCGTTGTCCTCGTCGGGTTTACTAACCGGGAGGAGGAACTGGGGCGGCTTTTGGCACGGTACAAGAACATGTATTATGCCGGGGCAAAAAGCTTCGATGAGGTTCCGGCGTATATGAAAGCTTTCGATGTCTGCCTGAGCCCGTTCAACATCGATACTGTCGGAAACAGCGTCAACCCGTTAAAGCTGTATGAGTATTCGATCTTCGGAATGCCGATCATTGGTGCGAGGACAAAGGAGATGGAAAACTACGCGGACCTCGTTTACCTCTATTCCACCCCTGAGGAGATAGAACCGGCGCTCTCACAGGCGCTCGATGAGCATCGGGATGATGCCAGGAAGCGGCAGCGCATCCAATTTGCCCAGCATAATTCATGGCAGGCAAGAGTCGATCAGATCGAACAGATACTTGGGCACTGA
- a CDS encoding flippase, translating to MTERNTIGQAALPGRRLARNTLFNLIGFAAPIVVALFSIPALVKGLGTERFGVLTLSWMVVGYFGFLDMGTGRATTKFAADYAARGDTAALARLVWSSTILLFCLGTVGGILLAILNPLLVTCVLKVPAFLTGETISSFFVLAVAIPFVLGTAGMRGVLEAQQRFGLINAVKIPVSSASFCAPLLVLPFSHSLFPITTLLLLVRILEFSAYSFFCLQAIPGMTRPQWPNRADAKKLLGFGKWLTVSNIIGPFMSYMDRFLVGMLMTISAVAYYATPYDMVMKLGIISSSVLGVIFPELSAMLVSGPGRFVFLYEQSLKYIMFISAPVTLAIIVLAGPLMELWLGRDFAMHSTLVLQILAVGIFVNSAAQVPYTAIQALGRPDMTAKLHLLELPFYLVVAAALIIRMGIVGAAVAWLLRVAVDAVLLFRFAHHAMPSTDRRIGRSIVTTVGVAALLILSLCLATILHDLMLKLLLAVVFISALLAFFWCVSLDAEEKRKIMFVSTYHAR from the coding sequence ATGACTGAGCGGAACACGATAGGCCAGGCCGCCTTGCCGGGGAGGCGCCTTGCGCGGAATACGCTTTTTAACCTGATCGGCTTTGCCGCGCCGATTGTGGTTGCCCTGTTTTCCATACCGGCCCTGGTCAAGGGGTTGGGAACCGAGCGGTTCGGAGTGCTCACACTCTCCTGGATGGTGGTCGGCTATTTCGGTTTCCTGGATATGGGCACCGGCCGTGCCACCACGAAATTCGCTGCCGATTACGCGGCTCGCGGAGACACGGCGGCCTTGGCCAGGCTGGTATGGTCATCCACCATACTGCTGTTCTGCCTCGGCACAGTGGGAGGCATCCTGCTGGCAATCCTGAACCCGTTGCTGGTGACCTGCGTCCTCAAGGTCCCAGCGTTCCTGACAGGGGAAACAATCTCTTCATTCTTTGTGCTGGCCGTTGCTATCCCGTTCGTTCTCGGCACCGCCGGGATGCGGGGTGTCCTCGAGGCGCAGCAACGTTTCGGCCTGATCAACGCCGTGAAGATCCCCGTCAGCTCTGCCTCATTTTGCGCACCGCTCCTCGTGCTCCCTTTTTCACACAGTCTGTTCCCCATTACGACGCTCCTGCTCTTGGTACGTATCCTGGAATTCAGCGCCTATTCCTTTTTCTGCCTTCAGGCCATTCCCGGGATGACCCGCCCCCAATGGCCCAATAGGGCGGATGCAAAGAAATTGCTCGGTTTCGGCAAGTGGCTGACGGTCTCAAACATTATCGGCCCCTTCATGAGCTACATGGACCGGTTCCTGGTCGGCATGCTTATGACCATAAGTGCCGTAGCGTATTATGCAACTCCGTACGACATGGTCATGAAGCTGGGGATCATCTCAAGCAGCGTGCTGGGGGTAATTTTTCCGGAATTGAGCGCCATGCTGGTCAGCGGTCCCGGCCGGTTTGTCTTTTTGTACGAACAGTCGCTGAAATACATCATGTTTATATCGGCCCCGGTTACGCTCGCCATCATCGTCCTGGCCGGACCGCTCATGGAACTGTGGCTTGGCCGCGACTTTGCCATGCACAGCACCCTGGTCCTTCAGATCCTTGCGGTGGGAATCTTCGTCAACTCTGCTGCGCAGGTGCCGTACACGGCGATTCAGGCCCTGGGGCGGCCCGACATGACTGCCAAGCTGCACCTGCTGGAACTCCCCTTCTACCTGGTGGTCGCCGCGGCGCTGATCATCAGGATGGGAATCGTGGGCGCAGCGGTGGCCTGGCTTCTCCGCGTGGCGGTCGATGCGGTCCTGCTGTTCCGGTTCGCCCATCATGCCATGCCGTCAACAGATCGCCGGATCGGCAGATCGATCGTCACCACGGTGGGAGTTGCCGCCCTGTTGATCCTTTCCCTCTGCCTTGCGACAATCCTGCATGATTTGATGCTCAAGCTGCTCCTTGCGGTCGTATTTATTTCAGCGCTTTTAGCCTTTTTCTGGTGTGTTTCATTGGATGCTGAAGAAAAACGGAAAATCATGTTCGTGAGTACCTACCATGCACGGTAG
- a CDS encoding class I SAM-dependent methyltransferase: MFFTCRVCGKTGDGQGYRIREMFYGSHEEFDYVQCPSCRCLQIATIPTDMGRFYPSGYYAHSIIDERSLLHGCKAFLRRQRNRYLLFNKGMMGRILCRCFPADFPLWLFAGLDGLEHMAILDVGCGSGRLPYQLKEAGIKGVLGIDLYIEKDIVYGNGLSIKKQSLPDIRNTETRFDLIMFNHSFEHMPEPEDILKTAASVLTDSGTVLIRIPTVDSLAWEHYRENWVQIDAPRHLYLHSRASLDIVAAKAGLRVAEVVYDSDSFQFWGSEQYLRNIPLESERSYHCAPSKSIFTKRQICEFQRRAVDLNRANRGDMAAFHLRKLLPDERPSS; encoded by the coding sequence ATGTTTTTTACCTGCAGGGTATGCGGAAAAACAGGCGACGGGCAGGGATACCGGATTCGGGAAATGTTCTACGGCTCCCATGAAGAGTTCGACTATGTCCAGTGCCCGTCCTGCCGTTGCCTTCAGATCGCAACGATTCCGACAGACATGGGCAGGTTCTATCCCTCGGGATACTACGCCCATTCAATTATAGACGAACGTTCGCTCCTGCATGGGTGCAAGGCCTTCCTGCGACGTCAAAGGAACAGATATCTGCTGTTCAACAAGGGCATGATGGGGAGGATTTTGTGCCGGTGCTTTCCTGCGGATTTTCCCTTATGGCTCTTCGCCGGGTTGGACGGGTTGGAACACATGGCAATACTCGACGTCGGGTGCGGCAGCGGCAGGCTTCCGTACCAACTGAAGGAGGCAGGCATCAAGGGAGTGCTCGGCATTGACCTCTATATCGAAAAGGACATCGTCTACGGGAACGGGCTCTCGATTAAAAAACAGTCGCTCCCCGACATACGGAACACTGAAACAAGATTTGACCTCATTATGTTCAACCATTCGTTCGAACATATGCCCGAACCGGAGGACATTCTCAAAACTGCGGCATCGGTTCTCACCGATTCCGGGACGGTCTTGATCAGAATCCCGACAGTAGATTCGCTTGCATGGGAGCATTACCGCGAGAACTGGGTGCAAATCGACGCACCGCGTCACTTGTACCTCCATTCCCGCGCATCACTGGATATAGTCGCGGCAAAGGCGGGGCTTCGAGTTGCCGAGGTGGTGTATGATTCGGATTCGTTTCAATTCTGGGGGAGCGAGCAGTACCTGAGAAACATACCGCTCGAATCAGAGCGGTCATACCACTGTGCGCCAAGCAAATCAATCTTCACTAAAAGGCAAATTTGCGAATTCCAGCGAAGAGCCGTTGACCTGAATAGAGCAAACCGCGGGGATATGGCGGCATTTCATCTCAGGAAGCTCCTGCCGGATGAGCGCCCCTCGTCATAA
- a CDS encoding glycosyltransferase family 2 protein, producing MDVSVIIVNFRTRELLQHCIRSILDWSAGVEYEVIVVDNASNDGSAEMVESVYPGVRVLASEENIGFGGGNNAGVALAHGKYCLLLNPDTLLQNNALKILFDFMERPESKAIAACGASLLDEDHRPAVSFGRFPTVGSMLFYSLPGSSPFRDKEEGIVLNPVGVPFPVDFVSGADLFIRREVFERIGGFDENYFAYYEEVDLAQRISRLGHRSAIVPPARIQHLEGKSFNNSSLRKKFMFESSLYYLAKFGKRDALFKLFCSVNEVKYRLYQWFHPRADTTAWGEMITAARQYRSKT from the coding sequence ATGGATGTGTCCGTCATTATCGTCAATTTCCGGACAAGAGAACTGCTGCAGCACTGCATTCGCTCAATACTGGACTGGAGTGCAGGCGTAGAGTACGAAGTGATCGTGGTGGACAACGCATCAAACGATGGCTCGGCCGAGATGGTAGAATCCGTTTATCCCGGGGTGAGGGTACTCGCCTCCGAGGAAAATATCGGCTTCGGTGGGGGAAATAATGCCGGGGTGGCGCTGGCACACGGCAAATACTGCCTCCTCCTGAACCCCGACACGCTGTTGCAGAATAACGCCCTGAAGATCCTGTTCGACTTCATGGAACGACCGGAGAGTAAGGCGATAGCAGCATGCGGGGCCTCGCTGCTCGATGAAGACCACAGGCCGGCGGTATCCTTCGGCAGGTTTCCGACTGTCGGATCGATGCTTTTCTACAGCCTCCCCGGCTCGTCCCCGTTCCGGGACAAGGAGGAGGGGATCGTCCTGAATCCTGTGGGGGTGCCGTTCCCCGTGGATTTCGTTTCCGGTGCCGATCTCTTCATCAGGCGGGAGGTTTTCGAACGAATCGGCGGATTCGACGAGAACTATTTTGCCTATTACGAAGAGGTCGACCTGGCGCAACGGATCTCCCGCCTCGGCCACCGATCGGCAATTGTCCCCCCGGCCCGCATCCAGCATCTGGAAGGCAAAAGCTTCAACAACTCATCCCTACGGAAAAAGTTTATGTTCGAGAGTTCCCTGTACTATCTGGCGAAGTTCGGGAAAAGGGACGCCCTGTTCAAACTTTTCTGCTCGGTCAATGAGGTAAAATACAGGCTGTACCAATGGTTCCACCCCAGGGCGGACACAACCGCGTGGGGCGAGATGATCACGGCGGCACGACAGTACCGGAGCAAGACGTGA